TTCAATATCTAGATAATATCTGGACAGCAATTCTATTACCTAAAAACAACGTAACTGACTGAAAATCAATAAAATAAATTAAAAAATATTTGGTAGGAATATAGAATTATTATATATTTGTACTGTGATTAATTAACAACAATTAGTCAGTATAAAAAAGTAAAAATTATAAAGTATTATGAAATCAATTTATTTATCTCACGGTTTAAATGGCTCTCCAATAAGAGGTGTTCATTTTGATGAAGGAATGAGTAATGATGTTTTTTGTATGCTAAATTATTTTGAAAATGTTTAAAATCCATTTTCAACATATATAAGTACAAAGGCATCTATAAATAGGTGCCTTTTTTTATATAAAGCTATGATACGAAAGTTGGTTAAAAATTTTGAAATATCGTTAATATTTCGTATCTTAATAAAAGAAATTGAAAGTTATGAAAAAATCAATATTGCTAATTCTAAATGAAAAAGGACGTTTACTCAATGGAACCTTGCGATTACTCAATTTGAATTGTACGGACATAAAATCCAGAATAATTTAAATTAAAAAATCAGCTAGCGTTACCTAAAAATTGCAAAGAACGCTTCCTTATTTAACGACAATGTAGAATTTCCTGAAGCCTTAACTCAATAGGCCTTGGTAGTTCAAAGTCTTCACGGATTGATATTTCATCAATCTAATTCTACAAACCACTCGAATTACTCGGGCTGGAGGACTATTGCCCAGATTTTTCTGGACTTACACAATCGAAAATTTCATTCGATCAACTAAACAAGCTGTTTTTACGGCTAGGAAAACTATTGTCAAATATTAAAAATTCAAGTTATGAGAAGTTTTAAATTATTATTGTTAACATTTGTATTATTATTAACTATAGGTTGTACAGACAACACTGAAAACCTAGTTACAGATACAACACAAAATACAGAAATCACTAACACTGAAAACCTGAATGCCTTTGATAACGCTGGATCAGATACCGGAGGTACTGGTGGATCTGGAACAAACGGTGGAAAGGATGGGAAAGGATAATATAATCCTATAATGAATAAAACCTCTAACAAAATGTTAGAGGTTTTTTTTAGATTTGTATTTATCTAAAAACACAGCTATCAAAAATATTATCTTACTTATTCTCTTTTTTACATTACCGATTAATACCTTTTCTTTGGGTTTAAATCCATTTCAAAAAGAAAAAGATAGTTTAGAAATATGGATATCAAAGTCAAAAAGTAAAGACCTTAACGTTAATGAAAAACAAAAATTATTATCAAAATCTTTTAACTATATATTAGATAATAAAGTTTCAGATCCATTAAAACTTAGCTCCATTGCTTATGAATTTTATAAATTAAACGATTCTACTAACTTTTTTAAAACTAATAAGGCAGCATTAGATCTATCTTTAAAGTTAAAAGATTACTACAGTGAAGGAGATGTTAACTGGAATTATGCTACGTATTACGTAAACCTAGAACAATACAAGTTAGCATTTTATCATTTCAACTTGGCTTATAAAGCTTTTAGTAAATCAAAAAACAAGTATGAAACTGCCAAAATGCTTTATGGAATGGCACATGTTAAAGGCCGTTTTAGAGATTATACTGGAAGTGAAATTTTAATTATTCAAGCAATTAAAATTTTCAAAGAACTAGATAATAATAAACAACTTTATTTATCTTATAATCATTTAGGTTTATTACAGGAAGATATAAAGGAGTATGACAAGGGAATAAAATACTACAATAAATCTCTCGAATATTTCAACAAAAATAAAGACGTACTTTATGCCGGTACTTTTAACAATATGGCTAACATATATTTAGCTCAAAAAAAATATAATAAAGCCCTAGAGTATTATAAAAAAGATCTAAAAATGGATATTGATATCACTCACTATGCCAGAGTGATAGACAATATTGGGTATACACAATTACTACTTAAAGACACAACAGATGTAAAAAACAAATTATTCAACTCTTTGAGAATCAGGGACAGCCTAGGAAATAAAATCGCTATAACATCTTCTAAAATTCATATTTCCGATTATTATGAATTTACCAATGACACTTTACAGGCTATTAAATTTGCCACAGAAGCAAACTTATTAGCTAAAGAATTAAAAAATGGAGGAGACTATCTGACAACTTTACAACAACTTTCTGATTTGCAACCTAAAAAATCTAAAAAATACTTAGATCGTTATATTCAATTCAATGATAGTTTAATCAGTGAGGAACGAAGAGCACAAAACAAATTTACCAGAATTGAGTTTGAAACTGATGAACATATCGAAGATAACAAACGCTTAACAGAACAGCGTGTATGGATATTTGCTGGGAGTTTTGCTATTTTACTAATATCTACACTACTCTACTTTTTACGTGTTCAAAAGGTTCAAAATGAAAAACTTCAATTGGAAGCAGAACAGCAAAAAGCAAATGAAGAGGTTTATGTATTAACTCTGCAACAACAAGCAAAACTTGAAGAAGAACGTGTGAATGAGCGTAATCGAATCTCAGCAGAACTACATGATGGAATTTTAGGAAAGTTATTCGGAACTCGTGTGAGCTTAGGATTTTTAGGTATGCAAATGCAACCAGACACACAAGAACAACATCAAACCTTTTTAGATGAACTACAAAACATCGAAAAAGAAATACGTGATGTTTCGCATCGATTAAGTGAAAATTTTGATGATGCTACTGTAAACTTTACCACCATAATTGAACAATTATTAAGAGATAAAAGCGTTATTGGTAAGTTCAACCATACTTTTACTTACGAACCAAATATTTCATGGAAAAGTATCAACGAAGTTACTAAAGCGAATGTTTATCGAATTATTCAAGAAGCACTTCAAAATATTATTAAACATGCTAACGCAAAAAGTGTAACTTTGGATTTCGCTTTGCAACATCAAGAATTGTTAATTACAATAAGCGATGATGGTGTAGGATTTGACACAAAAAAAGGTAAAAAAGGAATAGGAATAAAGAATATTAAAACCAGAGTTGAAAAATTAAGCGGTTCTGTGGACTTTTCGTCAGAAATCAACCAAGGAACCAAATTATATATAAAAATACCTTATATCCCCAAAAATGCAGCTTAAAAAATATAATGCTTTACTTATTGACGACCATCCTTTAATTGCCGAAGCCTACAAAAGTGCTTTTAAATTTATTGAAACCAAAAATGAAAATATTTCTTTTCACATCTTAACTGCTACCGATTGCGATTCTGCCTGTGAAATTTTAAAAGAATATGTTGCTAAAAACGATCATTTAGATATTGTTTTTTTAGATATGCGCTTACCTCCTTCTAAAGATGGTACTTTATTATCAGGAGAAGACTTAGGTTTGAAAATAAATGAAATGCTTCCTGAGACTAAAATTATTGTTTCTACGACGTTTAACGATAATTACAGAGTGCATAGTATCTTGAAGAATCTTAACCCAGAAGGTTTCTTAGTTAAAAATGACTTAACACCAGCTGAATTGGTTCAAGCTATACAAGAAGTTTTAGAAGATCCGCCATATTATAGTAAAACGGTTATGAAGCTGTTACGTAATCAAATTTCTAGCGATTTACTATTGGACGATATTGATCGAAAAATATTATATGAAATTTCAATAGGTACTAAAACTAAAGATTTACCTGAAATTGTTCATTTATCTATGCCAGCCATCGAAAAACGTAAACGACAGTTAAGAAAAATATTTGCATTAAACTCTACAGATGATAGAGAACTTATTTTGACTGCAAAGGATAAAGGATTTATATAAAATAAAAAAGCTCACTTTTGAAAGTGAGCTTTTTTATTTTATATAAATGAGAAATCTACTCTTTGTAAACACCCATGTTTGCATATTTATCCATACGTTTTGCAACAAGTGAAGAATCATCTAATCCTTTTAACTCTTCAAAAGCACTTAGAATTTGATTTTTTACTGCTTCAAATGCTCCGTCTCTATCCGTATGAGCTCCACCAGCTGGTTCTTCAATAATTCCGTCGATTAATTTCAACTTCTTCATATCGTCACCAGTTAACTTTAATGCTGCCGCTGCTTGTTCTTTGAACTCCCAACTGCGCCATAAAATAGATGAACAAGATTCTGGAGAAATTACAGTATACCATGTGTTTTCCATCATATATACTCTATCTCCTACTCCAATTCCTAATGCACCTCCTGAAGCTCCTTCTCCAATTACGATAGTAATGATTGGAGTTTTTAAGCGTGTCATTTCAAAAATGTTACGAGCAATAGCTTCACCTTGTCCTCTTTCCTCAGCTTCTAAACCTGGGTAAGCACCTGGTGTATCTAATAAAGTAACTACAGGAATTCCAAACTTCTCTGCCATTTTCATTAAACGTAATGCTTTACGGTAACCCTCTGGGTTAGCCATACCGAAGTTACGATACTGACGAGTTTTGGTATTATAACCTTTTTGTTGTCCAATGAACATAAATGATTGATCTCCGATTTTTCCAAGACCACCAATCATGGCTTTATCATCTTTTACACTTCTATCTCCGTGTAACTCCATAAACGTATCTCCACAGATCGCTTTAATATAATCTAAAGTATACGGTCTGTTTGGATGACGTGATAATTGTACACGTTGCCAAGGCGTTAAGTTTTTGTAGATGTCTTTTCTAGCCTTATCTAATTTTTTTTCGATTTTCTTGCACGTTTCCGTAACGTCTATCTCGCTTTCTTTTCCTATATCATGACATTTTGCCAACTGATCTTCTAGTTCCTTAATTGGCATTTCAAAATCTAAATATTCCATTTTATAAGTCTGATTTCCGAATTGTTTGTAAAGCAAACATACTAAATTATCGTTGTAATTTCTTTTTAATTTTTGAAGAATTTTTCAATAATCCATTCAATAATACCACAAATAATACAATGAATGCCCCATAATAAAACTCTATATTCATCTGTTCTTTTTCTCCAAATATAATGAGCGCCAGTACAATAGCATAAATTGGTTCTAAATTAATTGTGAGCATTACTGTATAAGGTGTTAAATATTTCATCACCTTAACGGATGCAATAAAAGCATAAGCAGTACAAATACTTCCTAAAACTGTTAAATAAATCCAATCTGTAGTTTTTAATTGAAAAAAGCTTGTGGTAAACTCTCCTGAGAAAGCTAAAAACAATGTAACTACTACCACTCCAAATAAGAGTTGATAAAGTGAAATTGAATCAGCTTCATATTTTTTGATGAAAATTCCATTTAAAACAGCGAAAAGCGCTGATAAAAATGCTGAAATTAATGCATAAATTATTCCTAGACTATACTGACTTTCAAAGTTGAAAATAATGTATAAACCAACAATTACTAATAATCCTAAAAGCATTTCAATAGGATTTATTTTTCGTTTGAAAAATATGGGTTCAATTAAAGCTGTAAAAAAAGCGCCTGTACTCATCGTTACTAATGCCACTGATACGTTCGAGACTTTAATCGCTTTGAAAAAAGTTATCCAATGCACAGCAATGATAGCTCCGGTGATAAAAAATTTAAATATTGCTTTTCTTGGAATAGAAAATGACTTCTTTTTGATTAAGAAATAAATACAAATGAAAACTACGGCAATTAGCATTCTATACCAAACTAATGGAATGGCTTCAATAGATATTAAAGCTCCCAAAATAGCCGTAAATCCCCAAATAAAAACGATAAAATGTAGTAAGAGATAGTTTTTAAGTTTACTTTCTTGCATTGATATAAAGATAAACCGCGTATGTACCAAATACAAAGTTTGGCATCCATACATTAAGTAATGAATTTGCTCCAGCCACTGCTCCTAAAACTTCAGCAACTTTTAAGAAGAATACATATACAAACATAATAGCAATTCCTAACGCTAGGTTTACTCCTATTCCTCCTCTTCTTTTACGATGAGCTAAAACAACGGCAATTAACGTTAAAATATAAGATGCTAATGGCAAACTTGTTCTTTTGTATAATTCTACCAGATATGCATTTAAGTTTTTCACACCTCTTTTTCGAGATAATTTGATAAAATCTGATAATTCAGGAGAAGGCATTTCTTGTGCTAAAGCCGATTTATAATTAAAATCTTTAGGTGTAAAGGCAAAAGTTGTGTCCATTTTATTCCCTGAAAAAATACTGTCTCGATCTTTAAAGATTTTTCTTTCTTTCCAGTTTAATAAAGTAAATGTACTATCGTTCCAAGTGATTCTATCTGCAATTAACTTATACTTCAATTTTAGTCCATCATACATTTCTGTAGAAAATTGATGTCCCGAATTTCGTTTTAAATCATAAGTTTGAAGAAACATATACGTACTATCATTTAGCTGTAAACTAAAATCATTGATCATTTGATCTTGATATCGTTTCTTCTTTAAATAGGTATTCTCAAAGCTCT
This genomic window from Tenacibaculum sp. 190524A05c contains:
- a CDS encoding tetratricopeptide repeat protein, with product MGLNPFQKEKDSLEIWISKSKSKDLNVNEKQKLLSKSFNYILDNKVSDPLKLSSIAYEFYKLNDSTNFFKTNKAALDLSLKLKDYYSEGDVNWNYATYYVNLEQYKLAFYHFNLAYKAFSKSKNKYETAKMLYGMAHVKGRFRDYTGSEILIIQAIKIFKELDNNKQLYLSYNHLGLLQEDIKEYDKGIKYYNKSLEYFNKNKDVLYAGTFNNMANIYLAQKKYNKALEYYKKDLKMDIDITHYARVIDNIGYTQLLLKDTTDVKNKLFNSLRIRDSLGNKIAITSSKIHISDYYEFTNDTLQAIKFATEANLLAKELKNGGDYLTTLQQLSDLQPKKSKKYLDRYIQFNDSLISEERRAQNKFTRIEFETDEHIEDNKRLTEQRVWIFAGSFAILLISTLLYFLRVQKVQNEKLQLEAEQQKANEEVYVLTLQQQAKLEEERVNERNRISAELHDGILGKLFGTRVSLGFLGMQMQPDTQEQHQTFLDELQNIEKEIRDVSHRLSENFDDATVNFTTIIEQLLRDKSVIGKFNHTFTYEPNISWKSINEVTKANVYRIIQEALQNIIKHANAKSVTLDFALQHQELLITISDDGVGFDTKKGKKGIGIKNIKTRVEKLSGSVDFSSEINQGTKLYIKIPYIPKNAA
- a CDS encoding response regulator — encoded protein: MQLKKYNALLIDDHPLIAEAYKSAFKFIETKNENISFHILTATDCDSACEILKEYVAKNDHLDIVFLDMRLPPSKDGTLLSGEDLGLKINEMLPETKIIVSTTFNDNYRVHSILKNLNPEGFLVKNDLTPAELVQAIQEVLEDPPYYSKTVMKLLRNQISSDLLLDDIDRKILYEISIGTKTKDLPEIVHLSMPAIEKRKRQLRKIFALNSTDDRELILTAKDKGFI
- a CDS encoding acetyl-CoA carboxylase carboxyltransferase subunit alpha, which encodes MEYLDFEMPIKELEDQLAKCHDIGKESEIDVTETCKKIEKKLDKARKDIYKNLTPWQRVQLSRHPNRPYTLDYIKAICGDTFMELHGDRSVKDDKAMIGGLGKIGDQSFMFIGQQKGYNTKTRQYRNFGMANPEGYRKALRLMKMAEKFGIPVVTLLDTPGAYPGLEAEERGQGEAIARNIFEMTRLKTPIITIVIGEGASGGALGIGVGDRVYMMENTWYTVISPESCSSILWRSWEFKEQAAAALKLTGDDMKKLKLIDGIIEEPAGGAHTDRDGAFEAVKNQILSAFEELKGLDDSSLVAKRMDKYANMGVYKE
- a CDS encoding DMT family transporter, translating into MQESKLKNYLLLHFIVFIWGFTAILGALISIEAIPLVWYRMLIAVVFICIYFLIKKKSFSIPRKAIFKFFITGAIIAVHWITFFKAIKVSNVSVALVTMSTGAFFTALIEPIFFKRKINPIEMLLGLLVIVGLYIIFNFESQYSLGIIYALISAFLSALFAVLNGIFIKKYEADSISLYQLLFGVVVVTLFLAFSGEFTTSFFQLKTTDWIYLTVLGSICTAYAFIASVKVMKYLTPYTVMLTINLEPIYAIVLALIIFGEKEQMNIEFYYGAFIVLFVVLLNGLLKNSSKIKKKLQR
- a CDS encoding LptF/LptG family permease — protein: MRILDWYILKRYLTTFLFTLLILIPIAVAIDISEKIDKFLRNETLTLFEIVNDYYKNFIIYYANTFMPLALFIAVIVFTSRLANNTEIVAINSSQISFTRFLYPYFIGATIVTIMALYMNHYIVPASSKTRKSFENTYLKKKRYQDQMINDFSLQLNDSTYMFLQTYDLKRNSGHQFSTEMYDGLKLKYKLIADRITWNDSTFTLLNWKERKIFKDRDSIFSGNKMDTTFAFTPKDFNYKSALAQEMPSPELSDFIKLSRKRGVKNLNAYLVELYKRTSLPLASYILTLIAVVLAHRKRRGGIGVNLALGIAIMFVYVFFLKVAEVLGAVAGANSLLNVWMPNFVFGTYAVYLYINARK